In Anopheles cruzii chromosome X, idAnoCruzAS_RS32_06, whole genome shotgun sequence, one genomic interval encodes:
- the LOC128273133 gene encoding putative aldehyde dehydrogenase family 7 member A1 homolog isoform X2, producing the protein MAGYLVEDSKQYGFLRELGLERVNAGVYDGSGWSAGRGELVQSVDPASGRIIAEVATGNEQDADRCIAAGVKAYEEWRHLPAPFRGEIVRQIGDELRKYREPLGQLVSLEMGKIRAEGVGEVQEFVDICDYAVGLSRMFAGQILPSERPQHTILEKWNPLGLVGIISAFNFPCAVFGWNAAIALTVGDSVLWKGAPSTPLVSVATTRIVAEVLRRNGLPPVVTLCQGGTDVGKRMAADPRVKLLSFTGSTEVGREVGVQVQGRFGRVLLELGGNNALIINDDAPAEMALDAAFFGCIGTAGQRCTSTRRLIIHERLYDVFLRKLVARYTALLQRVGHPLDSATLYGPLHNRRAVDGYRATVQEAVQQGGVVECGGRVLERAGCFVEPTIISGLAHNAPVVLRETFAPIVYLFKARNLAEAIEWNNEVDQGLSSALFTSNIQSAFQWIGENGSDCGIVNINTSPSGAEIGGAFGGEKATGGGRESGSDAWKQYVRRSTITVNHSSNLPLAQGLVFE; encoded by the exons ATGGCCGGGTATCTGGTGGAGGACAGTAAGCAGTACGGCTTTCTGCGCGAGCTCGGCCTGGAGCGGGTGAACGCGGGCGTGTACGATGGTTCGGGTTGGAGCGCGGGCCGCGGTGAGCTCGTACAGTCCGTGGATCCGGCATCGGGGCGCATCATCGCCGAGGTGGCGACCGGTAACGAGCAGGATGCGGACCGGTGCATTGCCGCGGGCGTGAAGGCGTACGAGGAGTGGCGCCACCTGCCGGCTCCGTTCCGCGGCGAGATCGTGCGCCAGATCGGGGACGAGCTGCGCAAGTACCGGGAGCCGCTCGGCCAGCTCGTGTCGCTCGAGATGGGCAAGATCCGGGCGGAGGGCGTCGGCGAGGTGCAGGAGTTCGTGGACATCTGCGACTACGCGGTCGGGTTGTCGCGCATGTTCGCCGGCCAGATCCTGCCGTCGGAGCGGCCACAGCACACGATCCTGGAGAAGTGGAACCCGCTCGGGCTGGTCGGCATCATCTCGGCCTTCAACTTCCCGTGCGCCGTGTTCGGCTGGAACGCCGCAATCGCCCTGACCGTCGGCGATTCGGTGCTGTGGAAGGGTGCCCCCAGCACGCCGCTCGTCAGCGTCGCGACGACGCGCATCGTGGCGGAGGTGCTGCGCCGCAACGGCCTGCCACCGGTGGTGACGCTCTGCCAGGGTGGCACCGACGTCGGCAAGCGGATGGCGGCCGACCCGCGCGTCAAGCTGCTCTCCTTCACCGGCAGCACGGAGGTGGGCCGCGAGGTTGGCGTCCAGGTGCAGGGCCGCTTCGGCCGGGTACTGCTTGAGCTCGGTGGCAACAACGCGCTCATCATCAACGACGACGCACCGGCCGAGATGGCGCTCGATGCCGCGTTCTTCGGCTGCATCGGGACCGCCGGTCAGCGCTGCACCAGCACCCGCCGGCTGATCATCCACGAGCGGCTGTACGACGTGTTCCTGCGCAAACTGGTCGCCCGCTACACGGCCCTGCTGCAGCGCGTTGGCCACCCGCTCGACAGTGCCACGCTCTACGGGCCGCTCCACAATCGGCGCGCCGTCGACGGATACCGGGCCACGGTGCAGGAGGCCGTCCAGCAGGGCGGAGTCGTCGAGTGCGGTGGTCGGGTACTCGAGCGGGCCGGGTGCTTCGTCGAGCCGACCATCATCTCCGGGCTGGCGCACAACGCCCCGGTCGTGCTGCGCGAGACGTTCGCCCCGATCGTGTACCTCTTCAAGGCGCGCAACCTCGCCGAGGCCATCGAGTGGAACAACGAGGTCGACCAGGGCCTCTCGTCGGCGCTCTTCACCAGCAACATACAGTCGGCGTTCCAG TGGATCGGCGAGAACGGGTCCGACTGTGGAATCGTCAACATCAACACCTCGCCGTCCGGCGCCGAGATTGGCGGTGCGTTCGGGGGCGAAAAGGCCACAGGCGGTGGCCGCGAGTCCGGGTCCGACGCCTGGAAGCAGTACGTGCGCCGCTCGACGATCACCGTGAACCACTCGTCGAACCTACCGCTGGCGCAGGGCCTCGTTTTCGAGTGA
- the LOC128273133 gene encoding putative aldehyde dehydrogenase family 7 member A1 homolog isoform X1 has translation MIGAAVRGRASILAQVKGAAPSLRTSLLSIRGMAGYLVEDSKQYGFLRELGLERVNAGVYDGSGWSAGRGELVQSVDPASGRIIAEVATGNEQDADRCIAAGVKAYEEWRHLPAPFRGEIVRQIGDELRKYREPLGQLVSLEMGKIRAEGVGEVQEFVDICDYAVGLSRMFAGQILPSERPQHTILEKWNPLGLVGIISAFNFPCAVFGWNAAIALTVGDSVLWKGAPSTPLVSVATTRIVAEVLRRNGLPPVVTLCQGGTDVGKRMAADPRVKLLSFTGSTEVGREVGVQVQGRFGRVLLELGGNNALIINDDAPAEMALDAAFFGCIGTAGQRCTSTRRLIIHERLYDVFLRKLVARYTALLQRVGHPLDSATLYGPLHNRRAVDGYRATVQEAVQQGGVVECGGRVLERAGCFVEPTIISGLAHNAPVVLRETFAPIVYLFKARNLAEAIEWNNEVDQGLSSALFTSNIQSAFQWIGENGSDCGIVNINTSPSGAEIGGAFGGEKATGGGRESGSDAWKQYVRRSTITVNHSSNLPLAQGLVFE, from the exons ATGATAGGAGCTGCCGTGCGAGGTCGCGCAAGTATCCTGGCACAAGTGAAGGGCGCAGCGCCAAGCCTCAGAACAAGCCTGCTTTCGATCCGCGGCATGGCCGGGTATCTGGTGGAGGACAGTAAGCAGTACGGCTTTCTGCGCGAGCTCGGCCTGGAGCGGGTGAACGCGGGCGTGTACGATGGTTCGGGTTGGAGCGCGGGCCGCGGTGAGCTCGTACAGTCCGTGGATCCGGCATCGGGGCGCATCATCGCCGAGGTGGCGACCGGTAACGAGCAGGATGCGGACCGGTGCATTGCCGCGGGCGTGAAGGCGTACGAGGAGTGGCGCCACCTGCCGGCTCCGTTCCGCGGCGAGATCGTGCGCCAGATCGGGGACGAGCTGCGCAAGTACCGGGAGCCGCTCGGCCAGCTCGTGTCGCTCGAGATGGGCAAGATCCGGGCGGAGGGCGTCGGCGAGGTGCAGGAGTTCGTGGACATCTGCGACTACGCGGTCGGGTTGTCGCGCATGTTCGCCGGCCAGATCCTGCCGTCGGAGCGGCCACAGCACACGATCCTGGAGAAGTGGAACCCGCTCGGGCTGGTCGGCATCATCTCGGCCTTCAACTTCCCGTGCGCCGTGTTCGGCTGGAACGCCGCAATCGCCCTGACCGTCGGCGATTCGGTGCTGTGGAAGGGTGCCCCCAGCACGCCGCTCGTCAGCGTCGCGACGACGCGCATCGTGGCGGAGGTGCTGCGCCGCAACGGCCTGCCACCGGTGGTGACGCTCTGCCAGGGTGGCACCGACGTCGGCAAGCGGATGGCGGCCGACCCGCGCGTCAAGCTGCTCTCCTTCACCGGCAGCACGGAGGTGGGCCGCGAGGTTGGCGTCCAGGTGCAGGGCCGCTTCGGCCGGGTACTGCTTGAGCTCGGTGGCAACAACGCGCTCATCATCAACGACGACGCACCGGCCGAGATGGCGCTCGATGCCGCGTTCTTCGGCTGCATCGGGACCGCCGGTCAGCGCTGCACCAGCACCCGCCGGCTGATCATCCACGAGCGGCTGTACGACGTGTTCCTGCGCAAACTGGTCGCCCGCTACACGGCCCTGCTGCAGCGCGTTGGCCACCCGCTCGACAGTGCCACGCTCTACGGGCCGCTCCACAATCGGCGCGCCGTCGACGGATACCGGGCCACGGTGCAGGAGGCCGTCCAGCAGGGCGGAGTCGTCGAGTGCGGTGGTCGGGTACTCGAGCGGGCCGGGTGCTTCGTCGAGCCGACCATCATCTCCGGGCTGGCGCACAACGCCCCGGTCGTGCTGCGCGAGACGTTCGCCCCGATCGTGTACCTCTTCAAGGCGCGCAACCTCGCCGAGGCCATCGAGTGGAACAACGAGGTCGACCAGGGCCTCTCGTCGGCGCTCTTCACCAGCAACATACAGTCGGCGTTCCAG TGGATCGGCGAGAACGGGTCCGACTGTGGAATCGTCAACATCAACACCTCGCCGTCCGGCGCCGAGATTGGCGGTGCGTTCGGGGGCGAAAAGGCCACAGGCGGTGGCCGCGAGTCCGGGTCCGACGCCTGGAAGCAGTACGTGCGCCGCTCGACGATCACCGTGAACCACTCGTCGAACCTACCGCTGGCGCAGGGCCTCGTTTTCGAGTGA
- the LOC128266860 gene encoding uncharacterized protein LOC128266860, which yields MLRENRNIPKTRTGTDCSPLATGPRPSNRWAGCPVSLEEAVERSGTLISAVQPFDGLPTTTPPDRRESVAFVRAHAEPLEFVNTTTSCELISAYYLWRHTRPDGSGPVLLRSRRKQVFACSRGDIELRKNRHPGRSGRRHENSPPDMSGCSSDTLPGIARQPYQRQTVRSDKPAPGSFQRLVVIGWSGSANGTVQARKMLLYQRLYRFYQAVPIVSLNINTSRCTRVPQLMNSIPEEEENLVSGLQNMCEISKSYCDFSD from the exons ATGCTgcgggaaaaccgaaacatccCAAAAACC AGAACCGGCACCGACTGCAGCCCGTTGGCAACTGGTCCGCGGCCGAGCAATCGCTGGGCCGGCTGCCCCGTATCGCTCGAGGAGGCTGTCGAGCGCTCGGGCACCCTAATCAGTGCCGTTCAGCCGTTCGATGGCCTGCCAACAACGACACCACCAGACCGTCGAGAGTCCGTTGCTTTCGTGCGAGCGCATGCCGAGCCCCTGGAGTTCGTCAACACGACCACGAGCTGCGAGCTGATAAGCGCTTACTATCTTTGGCGACACACTCGTCCGGATGGCTCGGGTCCGGTTTTGCTGCGCTCTCGTCGCAAACAGGTATTTGCTTGTTCGCGTGGAGATATTGAGCTACGCAAAAATCGCcatcccggtcggtcgggtcgtcGTCACGAGAACTCTCCCCCCGATATGAGTGGTTGTTCAAGTGATACGTTGCCGGGCATCGCCAGGCAACCTTATCAACGTCAAACAGTGCGTTCAGATAAGCCGGCTCCCGGCTCGTTCCAGCGACTCGTAGTGATTGGATGGAGCGGTTCAGCTAACGGCACAGTGCAGGCTCGTAAAATGTTGCTTTATCAACGGCTCTATCGCTTCTATCAGGCTGTTCC tatcgtctccctgaacatcaacaCATCGCGGTGCACCCGAGTTCCACAATTGATGAACTCCATCCCTGAAGAAGAGGAGAATCTGGTATCTGGGCTGCAAAATATGTGTGAAATATCAAAAAGCT